One segment of Chionomys nivalis chromosome 3, mChiNiv1.1, whole genome shotgun sequence DNA contains the following:
- the LOC130871844 gene encoding chromatin target of PRMT1 protein-like — MSLNERFTNMLKNKQPMPVNIRASMQQQQQLASARNRRLAQQMENIPSVQAALKLKQSLKQRLGKSNIQARLGRPIGALTRGTIGGRGLPIIQRGLPRGGGLRGGHATRTLLRGGMSLRGQNLLQGGLAVASRMGLRRGGVRGRGGPGRGGLGRGAMGRGGIGDRGRGMIGRGRGGFGGRGRGRGRGRGALIRPVLTKEQLDNQLDGYMSKTKGHLDAELDAYMAQTDPETND; from the coding sequence atgtctctaAACGAGCGCTTTACTAATATGCTGAAGAACAAACAGCCGATGCCAGTGAATATTCGGGCTTcgatgcagcagcagcagcagctagccAGTGCCAGAAATAGAAGACTGGCCCAGCAGATGGAGAATATACCCTCTGTCCAGGCAGCATTAAAACTTAAGCAGAGCTTAAAGCAGCGCCTGGGTAAGAGTAACATCCAGGCACGTTTAGGCCGACCCATAGGTGCCCTGACCAGGGGAACAATTGGAGGAAGAGGCCTACCCATAATCCAAAGAGGCTTGCCCCGAGGAGGAGGACTACGTGGGGGACATGCTACCAGAACTCTGCTTAGGGGCGGGATGTCTCTCCGAGGTCAAAACCTGCTCCAAGGTGGACTAGCCGTAGCTTCCCGAATGGGCTTAAGAAGAGGTGGTGTTCGAGGTCGTGGAGGTCCTGGGAGAGGGGGCCTAGGGCGTGGAGCTATGGGTCGTGGCGGAATCGGTGATAGAGGTCGGGGTATGATAGGTCGGGGAAGAGGGGGCTTTGGAGGCCGAGGCCGTGGCCGTGGCAGAGGGAGAGGTGCCCTCATTCGCCCTGTATTGACCAAGGAGCAGCTGGACAACCAACTGGATGGGTACATGTCGAAAACTAAAGGACACCTGGATGCCGAGTTGGATGCCTACATGGCACAGACAGATCCTGAAACCAATGATTGA